In the Sinomonas cyclohexanicum genome, CCAAGACTCGAAGGACGTCGATGCTCCTCACTCTCATCCGGCGCTACAGCGCCCGCTACTGGCCATGGATCCTCGCCGTGGTCGTCTTCCAGCTCGCGACCACCATCGCGACGCTGTACCTGCCCAGCATCAACGCCCAGATCATCGACCAGGGCGTCGCGAAGGGCGACACGGACTACATCTGGCGTCAGGGCGCCCTCATGCTGGGAATCGCGCTGGCCCAGGTGGTCACCGCGATCGCCGCCGTCTACTTCGGCTCGAAGACCGCCATGGCGTTCGGCCGCGACCTGCGCGAGGGCGTGTTCCGCAAGGTGACCTCGTTCTCGGCGCAGGACCTCCAGCGGTTCGGCGCGCCGACCCTCATCACGCGCGGCACCAATGACGTCCAGCAGGTCCAGATGGTCATGCTCATGGGCCTGAACTTCATGGTCTCCGCGCCCATCATGTGCGTGGGCGGCATCATCATGGCCCTCAACGAGGACGCCGGCCTGTCGTGGCTCGTGTGGGTCTCCGTGGGTGTCCTCTTCGCCGTGGTCGGGTTCCTCGTGTACCTGCTCATGCCTCTGTTTCGGAAGATGCAGGGCCGCATCGACAGCATCAACGGCGTGCTGCGCGAGCAGATCATCGGCATTCGCGTGGTCCGCGCTTTCGTGCGGGAGCGCTTCGAGGAGGACCGCTTCGCCGAGGCGAACAAGTCCCTCACGGACATCTCCCTCAAGGTCGGGCAGATCTTCGTGCTCATGTTCCCGATCATCATGCTCCTGCTCCAGGCGGCCACCGCCGCCGTGCTGTTCTTCGGCGGCCACCGCGTGGACAGCGGGGACATGCAGGTCGGCTCCCTGACCGCGTTCATGCAGTACCTCCTGCAGATCCTCATGGCCGTCATGATGGGCACCTTCATGGCGATGATGATCCCGCGCGCGTCCGTGTGCGCCGACCGCATCGGCGAGGTGTTCAAGGCCGAGGACTCCATGCACGATCCCGAGCAGCCCGTGGTTCCCGAGCGGTCCGAGGGCGTCGTGGAGTTCCGCAACGTCTCCTTCGCCTACCCCGGCGCGGAGGCCCCGGTGCTCAGCGGGATCTCGTTCACGGCGCGGCCCGGGCAGACGGTGGCGATCGTGGGCTCGACGGGCTCGGGCAAGACGACGCTGCTCAACCTCGTCCCGCGCCTCTACGACGCCGCGGAGGGCGAGGTGCTGCTCGACGGCGTGCCTGTCGCCCAGATGCCACGGACCGAGATCACCTCGCGAGTGTCCATGGTGCCCCAGCGCCCCTACCTGTTCTCCGGGACCGTTGCGCACAACCTCCGCTTCGGGGACGAGTCCGCCCCCGACGCGCAGCTGTGGCAGGCGCTCGAGGTCGCCCAGGGCGCCGAGTTCGTCCGAGCCAAGGAGAACGGGCTCGAATCGCCCATCTCGCAGGGCGGGACAAACGTCTCCGGCGGCCAGCGGCAGCGGCTGTGCATCGCGCGCGCCGTCGTCGCCGATCCCAAGGTGTACCTGTTCGACGACTCCTTCTCCGCTCTCGACGTCGAGACCGAGGCCCGGCTCCGCCATGCCCTCAGGGAGCACACGCGCGAGGCGACCGTGATCGTCGTCGCCCAGCGTGTCTCCACGATCATCGGCGCCGACCAGATCCTGGTCCTCGACGACGGCAAGATCGTGGATCGCGGCACCCATGCCGAGCTCCTCGAGACTTCGCCGACCTACCAGGAGATCGTCCAGTCGCAGATCAGCGCAGAAGAAGTAGCCAGCGCCGCGGGCGCGGGAACGGGGGAGCCGGCATGAGCCAGGACAAGGCACAGGCGCCGGACAAGGCACACGCGCCTGCGGCCCCTGACGAGGAGCTCGAGGAGACCGAGACGCCCAGATCCGGCGGCGGCTTCGGCCAGCAGATGCCCACCCGGAAGGCGAAGAACTTCCGCGCCAGCGCGCTGCGGCTCGCCGGACTCATCCGGCCCGAGATGGGCTGGATGGCCGTGGTCGTCGCGTTCATCATCGTCTCGGTGGTCCTGTCGGTGATCGCACCGAAGATCATGGGCCGGGCCATGGACATCATCTTCGCCGGGGTGATCGGCAAGCAGATGCCCGCCGGGGTCACGAAGGACCAGGTCATCGAGGGCCTCCGCGCCCAGGGCCAGAACAACTTCGCGGACATGCTCTCGGCCATGAACCTCGTGCCCGGACAGGGCATCGATTTCAACGAGCTGACCCTGATCATCGCCATCATCCTCGTCATGTACTTCGTGGCGAGCCTGTTCATGTGGGCTCAGGGCTTCATCCTCAACCGCGTGGTCATGCGGATCGTCTACCGGCTCCGCCGTGATGTCGAGGCAAAGCTCAATCGGCTCCCACTCGGCTACTTCGACACGCGCCAGCGCGGCGACCTGCTCTCGCGGGTGACGAATGACGTGGATAACGTCCAGCAGGCCCTCCAGCAGGCGTTCTCCCAGCTGCTGTCCTCGATCCTGCAGGTGCTCGGCATCATCGTGATGATGTTCATCGTCTCGTGGGAGCTCGCCCTCATCGCGCTCGTCGCGCTGCCCCTCTCCGCGGTGGTGACCGGCGTGATCGGCGCGCGGAGCCAGAAGCTGTTCCAGGCACAGTGGCGGGACACGGGCATCCTCAACGGGCACATCGAGGAGTCCTTCTCCGGCACGAGCTCGCGATCCTCTTCGGCCGCGGCGAGGACATGGTGGACGGCTTCAACCGCAAGAACGACGAGCTCTACAAGGCCTCGTTCGGTGCACAGTTCGTCTCCGGCATGATGTTCCCGATCATGAACTGGATCAGCTACCTCGCCTACGTGGGCATCGCCGTCGTCGGCGGCCTGCGTGTCGCCGCCGGCCAGATGACCCTCGGCGACGCGACCGCGTTCATCCAGTACTCCCGGCAGTTCACCCAGCCGCTCGGGCAGATCGCCGGCATGGCCAACATGCTCCAGTCCGGCGTCGCCTCCGCCGAGCGCGTGTTCGAGCTGCTCGACGCCGACGAGCAGCAACCGGAGACCGCCACGGCACATCTGCCGGCGGTCACGGACGGCCACGTGGACTTCGAGCACGTCTCGTTCTCCTACTCCGAGGACAAGCCGCTCATCGAGGACCTCTCGCTCACGGCCGAGCCCGGCCACACCGTGGCGATCGTCGGCCCGACCGGCGCCGGGAAGACCACGCTCGTGAACCTCGTGATGCGGTTCTACGAGATCCAGTCCGGCCGGATCCTCCTGGACGGCGTGGACATCCGGGATCTGTCCCGCGCCGAGCTCCGCTCGAAGGTGGGAATGGTCCTCCAGGACGCGTGGCTCTTCGGCGGGACGATCTACGACAACATCCGCTACGGCAACCTCGACGCGACCGAGGAGCAGGTCATGGCCGCGGCCAGGGCCACCTACGTGGACAGGTTCGTCCGCTCCCTGCCGGACGGCTACCAGACCGTCATCGACGAGGAGGGAACCAACATCGCGGCCGGCGAGAAGCAGCTCATCACGATCGCCCGCGCCTTCGTGTCCAACCCCTCGCTGCTCATACTCGACGAGGCCACCTCGTCGGTGGACACCCGCACGGAGCTGCTCGTCCAGAAGGCGATGGCCGCGCTGCGCACGGACCGCACCTCGTTCGTGATCGCCCACCGGCTCTCCACGATCAGGGACGCGGACACGATCCTGGTGATGGAGAACGGCAAGATCGTCGAGCAGGGCCGCCACGAGGAGCTCCTTGAGCGCGCCGGCGCCTACCACCGGCTCTACATGAGCCAGTTCGCGGGCGGCATCGACTTCGAGGCGGAGGAGGCGGCGGCCTCGGCGGGAGCGGCCCCCCGCACCTGACGCTCAGGGGGACCGCCGCTCACCCTCCGTCGGAGTTATCCCTCGGGGGCGAGCTCCACGCGGATGCCGTCCAACGCGGCGTCGTGCTCGATCTGGCACGAGAGGCGCGAGCCGCACTCACGGAACCCCTCGGCGTCGGCCAGGAGCTCGGCCTCGTCCTCGCTGCGCTCGCCGAGGCGCGCGGCGATGGGCTCCTCGAGGAACACGTGGCACGTCGCGCACGAGGCGGTGCCCCCGCACGAGGCGAGGACTGGCAGGTCGTTGTCCCGGAGGACCTCCATGAGCGTCTGGTCCTCATCCCAGATCAGGGAGTGCTGGGCGCCGTCGCGGTCGACGGCGGTAATGGTCGTGGGCATGTCGGTGGCCTTTCGGTGTGGTCGGGAGGGGAGGGCGGGCCGGGGAGAGCGGCCGCTCAGAGGGCGGGCTCGAGGGACTCCTCGGCGAGGACAGCGGCCTGGTCGAGCGGGAGGGCCGGGTCGGCCGCGAGGTTCGCGTCGAGGACGGCGCGCCGGGCCACGAGCCGCTTGCCGGCGTTGAAGTCGGCGAGCGAGCCGACCGTGTCGACGGCGGCGATCCGCCCCGCTCGCAGGTAGACGACCGAGAACTTCCCGCTCTCGGGATCGCCTCGCAGCACCACCTCGTCGTCCGGGTGCCGGACTCCTGCGGTCTGCAGCCGGACGCCGTGCTGGACGGTCCAGAACCACGGCACCTCCGGCGCTGTCGGCTCGTGGCCGGTGATGTCCGCGGCGATGGCCTCGGCCTGGGCCCGCGCGTTCTGGATGCACTCGAGGCGCTGGCTCGCGCCGTCGTACAGGCTCGCGAACCGGGTGGCGTCGCCAGCTGCGTAGATGTCCGGGTCGGAGGTCCGGCCCGCGGCGTTGACGAGGATTCCGTCCGAGACCTCGAGCCCGGCCTCGGCCGCGAGCCCCTGCTCGGGGACCACCCCGATCCCGGCGATGACGACGTCGGCGCGGTGCCGCGCGCCGTCGGCGGTCACGACCCATTTGACGCGGCCGGTGCCGTCGGGGGAGGTGGGGCCCTCGATCGCGGTGACGGCGGCCCCGAAGCGGAACTCGACGCCGGCCGCGCGATGCCGGTCCTCGAAGAAGCGCGAGACGGGCGCGCTCGTCACGCGGCTCATGACCCGGTCCTGGAACTCGAGCACCGTGACCGAGCAGCCGCGCTTGGCCGCCGCGGCGGCGACCTCGAGCCCGATGTAACCCGCGCCGATGACGACGACGTGCCGCGCCGCGGCCTCGGTGGCTGGGTCCGGCGCGAGCTCGGCCGCGAGGCGCCGAGCGTCCGGGAGGGTCTTGAGCATGAGGACGCCGTCGAGGTCGGAGCCAGGAACGGTGAGGCGGCGCGGCGTCGAGCCGGTGGCGAGGACGAGCTTCGCGTAGGGAAGCGCCCGGCCGTCCGCGAGCCGCACCTCACGGCGGCCGCGGTCGATTGAGGCGGCGGTCCCCTGGACCCGCTCGATCCCGCGGGACTCGAACCACGAGGCCTTGCGCATCGGCACGGGCTCGGCCGGCGCGCCGGGAGCGAGGAGGTCCTTCGACAGCGGCGGGCGCTCGTAGGGCAGCTGCCCCTCGGCGTCGACCAGGACGATCCTGCCCTCCCATCCGCGCGAGCGCAGGCCTGCGGCGACGCCGACGCCGGCATGGCCGGACCCGACGATGACCACGGCGGGTGGTGTGGGCTGTGCGGTCTCACTCATGGTGTCCCTCCGGGGTGTTGCGGGCCGTGAGCGTCACGACGAGGCGCTCGGGTCCCGAGTTGGTCAGGTTGTTGCCGCGCACGTACTCGATGGGGTGCGCGGGGTCCAGGGCGGCGTGCGCGAGGCGGCGGCCCAGGAGCTCGGCTGTCACGCGCGTCTCGAGCCGCGCGAGCGGCGCGCCGAGGCACGCGTGCACGCCGTGGCCGAACCCGAGGTGGCCGGTGGTGTCGCGGTCGATGTCGAACACGCTGGGGTTCGGGTACTTCGCGGCGTCGTGGTTGGCGGCGGCGGGCATGAGGCGCACGATCGCGCCCTTCGGAAGGGTCACCCCCGCGACCTCGACCTCCTCGGTCGTGATCCGAGAGACCCGCTGCACCGTGCCCCGGTAGCGGGCAAGCTCCTCGACGAATGCCTCGGCGTCCGCGGGCTCGGCGTGGAGGCGGTCCAGGAGGGCCGGCTGCTCGGCGACGACGCGGAACGCGTTGGCGAGCAGGATCGTCGTCGTGTCGTGCCCGGCGATGAACACGAACGCGCACAGCTCCTTGGCCTCCTTCTCGGAGAGCTGCCCCTCCTTCCACATGCGTGCGATGTGCCCGCCCACGGACTCGTTGCCCTCCGCGTGGAGGCGCTCCATCGTGTCCTTGAGGTACGCGAAGAACGCGTGCGCGCTCTCCTCGTCCGTGCCGGTGCCCGGCGCGTTGCGCGCGAGGCGGCCGAAGTAGCTGAACGTCTCGTCGGACCAGAACTTCATCTTCTCGAAGTCCTCGGCCGGCACGTCGAGCAGGGCGCTGATCGTGGACATGCTCAGCGGGATCGCGTAGTCCTCGACGACGTCCCCGCCGCCGCGCGCTATGAGCCCGTCGAGGAGCTGCTCCGCCGTTTCCCGGATGCGGTCCTCGAAGAGGCTGATCGCCTTGGGCGTGAACGCCTTCGCAACGATCTGGCGCAGCCGTCCGTGGTCCGGCGAGTCCATGAGCGTCAGGAACGTGAGCGGGACCGGCTTGACCACCTCCGAGGAGAAGACCTTCGGCGCCCGGAGCGCCTTGCGGACGTCCTCGAACCGGGAGATGAACCACACGTCCGAGACCGGCGACGCCGCCCGCAGCACCGGCGCATTCTCGAGCATCCAGCGGTAGTGGTTGTACGGGTCGCCCTGGCTGCCGTCATCGACGACCTTGAACGGCTCGAGGCCCTCGGGCCAGTCGAGCTCGTGGGAGTAGGGCGGCAGCTGGGGCGTTTCGGCGCGCACGACGGCGGTCTGGCCGCCGGCGCTGGGGGCGTCACCGGCGGCGTCGGCCGCCACTCCGGTGAAGGGGCAGGTAATGGTCATGATGACCTCCTTCCGGCCGCAGGCGTGCGGCATTGCACGCGGTGCGGTTTCAAGGGGACGTCGGGAGCGGCTGCTGCACCGCGTCCCGTGACGCTGATCACGTCGTTGCATAGAGTCTGTCCCGACTTCGGAAACGATCACAGGCCCCCTTCCGGTAGTCGGAAGAATTGGTCGCGGCCACCGCGCGTCGATCGCTCGACGAGCCACATCCGCAAGGTCGAGAAGTCACTTACGCAGGCGTGACTCCTCGGCGCGGCCGGGCTAAGGGGTCGCCGGCTGGCCGGACGTGCCGCGGAGGGCGCGGGAGGCGCCGTGGGCCGCCGTCGTGAGGGCAACGACGACGCGCGGCACGACGTCCGCGTCCGTGCGCGGGACGATCGCGTTGAGGGCGGCCGCGATCACGGGCCCCTCGGCCGTCCGCTCGGGACCGAACACGGGCACGGCCACGCCGATCCACTCGGTGCGCCCGATTCCGGGCGGCGCGGCGAACCCCTTCTGGCGGATGTCGGCGAGCGTGCGGCGCAGCGCGGCCGGGTCGGTGACCGTCTCGGGCGTGACCTTCTCGAGCGGCCCCTCGAGGGCCCGGGCCTGGACTGCGGCCTCGGAGAACGCGAGGAGGACGAGCCCGCTCGATGACGCATGCAGCTGCATGCGCTGGGCGATGTTGGCGGCGTCGAGCGGCGACTCGGGCGCGGAGAGCCGCTCGACGTACAGGGCGCTGCCGCGGTCGAGCACGGCGAGCGTGACATGGTGGTGGACCGCGGCCTGGACGTCCTCCATGAACGGCAGGCAGGCCTCACGCAGCGTCAGCGCATGCGAGGCGCGGTTCGCGAGCTCCCACATGCGAAGGCCGGGCCGGAGGTCGCCGGCGGAGTCGCGCTCGAGCAGCCCGTGGCGGAGCAGCTCGTCGGCGAGCCGGTGCGTGGTGGTGAGCGGCAGCCCTGAGCGCCGGGCGAGGCTGCTCAGGCTCAGGGCCGACGTGCTGCGGTCAAAGCAGCTGAGGATCCGCACCACCCGGCTGATGATGGAGTCACGCGTGGGTTCGGCCATGGTTAGACGGCAGTGTAGCCGCCGTCGACGGCGAGGATTGCGCCCACGACGAACGAGGCAGCGTCCGAGGCGAGGAACGCGATCGCCTCGGCAACTTCCTCGGGCCGCGCCAGCCGCCCGATCGGCTGCCTCGCGGCCATCGTGGCCCGCACGTCGGCGGGCAGCCCCGCCACGAGCGGCGTGTCCGCGTACCCGGGCGCGACGGCGTTGACCCGGATGCCGCTCGCCGCGTACGTCACGGCCGCGGATCGGGTCAGGTTCGCGACACCGGCCTTCGCCGCCGAGTAGGAGGAGCTGTTCGCCTGCCCCACGGCGCCCAGGATCGAGGAGACGTTCACGATCGCCCCGGACCCGGCTGCGGACATGTGCCGCAGAGCGTGCTTGCCGCACAGCGCCACGCCGGTCAGGTCGATCTCGATCACGCGGCGCCACGCGGCGACGTCGAGTTCGTGCAGCGGCGCCTTCGGCTCGGCGATCCCGGCGTTGGCCACGAGCACGTCGAGCGAGCCGAACTCGGCAGCCGCGCGGTCCATGAGCGCGGCCACCGAGTCCTCGTCCGTCACGTCGGTGCGCACCCACAGCGCGCGGTGACCGGCGTCGCGGAGGGCGCGCGCGACGTCGTCCGCGCCCTCCGCGACGTCCCCGATCACGACGGCGGCGCCCCGCTCGGCGAGCAGTCGCGCCGTCGCGGCCCCGATGCCCGACGCCGCTCCGGTCACCACCGCTACCCGCTCGGCGAACGCCTCGCCCACCTACGCGTCCTGGCGCAGGTTGTTCCCGGCCGTCTCGCCGCCGTCGATCGCGAGGTTCGCCCCGGTCATGAAGCTCGACTCGTCCGAGGCGAGGAACAGGATCAGGTCCGAGATCTCCTGCGTCTCGGCGTCGCGGCCGAGCGGGATCTGCCCGAAGCCGCGCTTCAGCCCGGCGGTCATCGGCGTCTTGACCGAGCCAGGATGCACCGAGTTGACCCGGATGTTGTACGGGCCGAGGTCCATGGCGCTCGTCTTGGTGAGCCCCTGGACGCCCCACTTCGCGGCCGCGTACGCCGCGCGGTTCTTGAACCCGACGAGCCCCGCGATCGAGGAGATGTTGATGATCGACCCGCCCGCGGCCTTCATGGCCGGCACGGCGGCCTTCATGCCGAGGAAGTTGCCGGTCAGGTCGATCTCGATCGTGCGGCGCCACTCGTCGACGTCCGCGTCCTCGACGCTTCCGCGTGTGAAGATCCCGGCGTTGTTGACGAGGACGTCGAGCGTCCCGAAGCGCTCGACGGCGGCACCCACCGCCGCGGTCCAGCTCTCGTAGTCGGTGACATCGAGGTGGACGAAGAGGGCCACGTCGCGGCCGATCCCGGTGTTGAACTCGGCGTTGATCTTCTCCGCGAGGGCCCGCCCCTCGTCCTCGAGCAGGTCCGCGATGACGACGTTCGCGCCGTGCGCCGCGAGGACCTGCGCGTGCGAGGCGCCCATGCCCCGGGCCGCGCCGGAGATCAGCGCGACCTTCTCGGCGACCCGGTCGGACACACGGCTCATCGCGCGGCCTCCTCGGCGACCGAGGCGGAGGCGGGCCGGCCAATGCCGCGCCCGTTCTCCCTCGCCGACGCG is a window encoding:
- a CDS encoding 2Fe-2S iron-sulfur cluster-binding protein; this translates as MPTTITAVDRDGAQHSLIWDEDQTLMEVLRDNDLPVLASCGGTASCATCHVFLEEPIAARLGERSEDEAELLADAEGFRECGSRLSCQIEHDAALDGIRVELAPEG
- a CDS encoding IclR family transcriptional regulator: MAEPTRDSIISRVVRILSCFDRSTSALSLSSLARRSGLPLTTTHRLADELLRHGLLERDSAGDLRPGLRMWELANRASHALTLREACLPFMEDVQAAVHHHVTLAVLDRGSALYVERLSAPESPLDAANIAQRMQLHASSSGLVLLAFSEAAVQARALEGPLEKVTPETVTDPAALRRTLADIRQKGFAAPPGIGRTEWIGVAVPVFGPERTAEGPVIAAALNAIVPRTDADVVPRVVVALTTAAHGASRALRGTSGQPATP
- a CDS encoding ABC transporter ATP-binding protein; protein product: MLLTLIRRYSARYWPWILAVVVFQLATTIATLYLPSINAQIIDQGVAKGDTDYIWRQGALMLGIALAQVVTAIAAVYFGSKTAMAFGRDLREGVFRKVTSFSAQDLQRFGAPTLITRGTNDVQQVQMVMLMGLNFMVSAPIMCVGGIIMALNEDAGLSWLVWVSVGVLFAVVGFLVYLLMPLFRKMQGRIDSINGVLREQIIGIRVVRAFVRERFEEDRFAEANKSLTDISLKVGQIFVLMFPIIMLLLQAATAAVLFFGGHRVDSGDMQVGSLTAFMQYLLQILMAVMMGTFMAMMIPRASVCADRIGEVFKAEDSMHDPEQPVVPERSEGVVEFRNVSFAYPGAEAPVLSGISFTARPGQTVAIVGSTGSGKTTLLNLVPRLYDAAEGEVLLDGVPVAQMPRTEITSRVSMVPQRPYLFSGTVAHNLRFGDESAPDAQLWQALEVAQGAEFVRAKENGLESPISQGGTNVSGGQRQRLCIARAVVADPKVYLFDDSFSALDVETEARLRHALREHTREATVIVVAQRVSTIIGADQILVLDDGKIVDRGTHAELLETSPTYQEIVQSQISAEEVASAAGAGTGEPA
- a CDS encoding NAD(P)/FAD-dependent oxidoreductase; this encodes MSETAQPTPPAVVIVGSGHAGVGVAAGLRSRGWEGRIVLVDAEGQLPYERPPLSKDLLAPGAPAEPVPMRKASWFESRGIERVQGTAASIDRGRREVRLADGRALPYAKLVLATGSTPRRLTVPGSDLDGVLMLKTLPDARRLAAELAPDPATEAAARHVVVIGAGYIGLEVAAAAAKRGCSVTVLEFQDRVMSRVTSAPVSRFFEDRHRAAGVEFRFGAAVTAIEGPTSPDGTGRVKWVVTADGARHRADVVIAGIGVVPEQGLAAEAGLEVSDGILVNAAGRTSDPDIYAAGDATRFASLYDGASQRLECIQNARAQAEAIAADITGHEPTAPEVPWFWTVQHGVRLQTAGVRHPDDEVVLRGDPESGKFSVVYLRAGRIAAVDTVGSLADFNAGKRLVARRAVLDANLAADPALPLDQAAVLAEESLEPAL
- a CDS encoding SDR family oxidoreductase produces the protein MSRVSDRVAEKVALISGAARGMGASHAQVLAAHGANVVIADLLEDEGRALAEKINAEFNTGIGRDVALFVHLDVTDYESWTAAVGAAVERFGTLDVLVNNAGIFTRGSVEDADVDEWRRTIEIDLTGNFLGMKAAVPAMKAAGGSIINISSIAGLVGFKNRAAYAAAKWGVQGLTKTSAMDLGPYNIRVNSVHPGSVKTPMTAGLKRGFGQIPLGRDAETQEISDLILFLASDESSFMTGANLAIDGGETAGNNLRQDA
- a CDS encoding SDR family NAD(P)-dependent oxidoreductase is translated as MGEAFAERVAVVTGAASGIGAATARLLAERGAAVVIGDVAEGADDVARALRDAGHRALWVRTDVTDEDSVAALMDRAAAEFGSLDVLVANAGIAEPKAPLHELDVAAWRRVIEIDLTGVALCGKHALRHMSAAGSGAIVNVSSILGAVGQANSSSYSAAKAGVANLTRSAAVTYAASGIRVNAVAPGYADTPLVAGLPADVRATMAARQPIGRLARPEEVAEAIAFLASDAASFVVGAILAVDGGYTAV
- a CDS encoding cytochrome P450 — its product is MTITCPFTGVAADAAGDAPSAGGQTAVVRAETPQLPPYSHELDWPEGLEPFKVVDDGSQGDPYNHYRWMLENAPVLRAASPVSDVWFISRFEDVRKALRAPKVFSSEVVKPVPLTFLTLMDSPDHGRLRQIVAKAFTPKAISLFEDRIRETAEQLLDGLIARGGGDVVEDYAIPLSMSTISALLDVPAEDFEKMKFWSDETFSYFGRLARNAPGTGTDEESAHAFFAYLKDTMERLHAEGNESVGGHIARMWKEGQLSEKEAKELCAFVFIAGHDTTTILLANAFRVVAEQPALLDRLHAEPADAEAFVEELARYRGTVQRVSRITTEEVEVAGVTLPKGAIVRLMPAAANHDAAKYPNPSVFDIDRDTTGHLGFGHGVHACLGAPLARLETRVTAELLGRRLAHAALDPAHPIEYVRGNNLTNSGPERLVVTLTARNTPEGHHE